Proteins co-encoded in one Meiothermus sp. genomic window:
- a CDS encoding DUF4127 family protein, whose translation MKRVLLLPADTRPVTLELPHQLARVAGLEMRSPALEILNRMNEPGNTAALAEWLRREAPVADVAIVSLETLCLGGMIPARRVSDSLEATLQRLEVLREIKHKHPGLRILAHGVVVRVAHDNDPLEEKPYYGEWGAALRKVSEWMDRLERQQAAGQALGDAPMELDRARLHLPKEVLQDWLETRERNHALHMAAIDLLNEGILEHLCLTLDDTTPYGLAARDRRRLEARLDELGLWSEADIYPGADEVACTLLARALVNHSGRRTRVLVRYPSVLAEQAEMLYEDRPLGELVRAHVRAAGGLMVQTVEEADLVLAVNAPAIRQAHHQPDFETVDTAARHLPDFVDRLVADQAAGRMVAVADVAYANGAENRFVQLLLQSVNLPGLAGFAAWNTAGNSLGSALATGICALYGDDPVSLAEANFSRLVDDWLYQSRVRPEVHDKLTEEIGKPPSPFDLGDLKWGAELAIDQRLTPLAYGLWQQFFAPSLPGVKLEWNRPRLAWPRLFTGVFPLRLVREDG comes from the coding sequence ATGAAGCGAGTTCTACTGCTGCCAGCCGATACCAGACCCGTAACCCTCGAGCTGCCCCACCAACTGGCGCGGGTAGCGGGGCTGGAGATGCGCTCGCCTGCACTGGAAATTTTGAACCGGATGAACGAACCGGGAAATACCGCGGCCCTTGCGGAGTGGTTGCGGCGGGAGGCGCCTGTGGCCGATGTGGCCATCGTAAGCCTGGAAACCCTCTGTTTGGGGGGTATGATTCCGGCCCGACGGGTCTCGGATAGCCTGGAAGCGACATTGCAGCGCCTCGAGGTTCTGCGGGAGATCAAGCACAAGCACCCCGGTCTGCGCATCCTGGCCCATGGTGTGGTGGTTCGGGTGGCCCACGACAACGACCCCTTGGAGGAAAAGCCCTACTACGGCGAATGGGGGGCGGCGTTGCGCAAGGTTTCGGAGTGGATGGATCGCCTGGAGCGGCAGCAGGCCGCTGGGCAAGCGCTGGGCGATGCGCCGATGGAGCTGGATCGGGCTCGCTTGCACCTGCCCAAAGAGGTTTTGCAGGACTGGCTCGAGACCCGCGAGCGCAACCATGCCCTGCATATGGCGGCAATTGACCTGCTCAACGAGGGCATCCTCGAGCATCTGTGCCTCACCCTGGACGACACCACCCCCTATGGCCTGGCGGCCCGGGATCGAAGGCGGCTCGAGGCCCGCCTGGACGAACTGGGCCTGTGGAGCGAGGCCGATATCTACCCTGGGGCCGACGAGGTAGCCTGCACCTTGCTGGCAAGGGCCCTGGTCAACCACTCCGGGCGCAGAACCAGGGTCTTGGTGCGTTACCCTTCGGTGCTGGCGGAGCAGGCGGAGATGCTGTATGAAGATCGCCCGCTGGGGGAACTGGTCAGGGCCCATGTGCGGGCTGCGGGAGGCTTGATGGTGCAGACAGTAGAGGAGGCCGACCTGGTTCTGGCCGTGAACGCACCTGCCATCCGGCAAGCCCACCACCAGCCCGACTTTGAGACGGTGGATACTGCAGCCCGCCACCTGCCCGACTTTGTAGACCGTCTGGTGGCCGACCAGGCCGCCGGCCGGATGGTGGCGGTGGCCGATGTGGCCTATGCCAACGGGGCCGAGAACCGCTTCGTGCAATTGTTGTTGCAGTCGGTGAACCTTCCGGGGCTGGCCGGTTTTGCAGCCTGGAATACCGCTGGCAATAGCCTGGGTAGCGCCCTCGCAACAGGAATTTGCGCTTTGTATGGCGACGACCCGGTCTCGCTGGCCGAGGCCAATTTTTCCCGGTTGGTGGACGACTGGCTTTATCAGAGCCGGGTGCGCCCAGAGGTACACGACAAACTAACCGAGGAAATCGGTAAGCCGCCCAGCCCCTTCGACCTGGGCGACCTTAAGTGGGGGGCCGAGCTCGCCATTGATCAGCGTCTTACCCCTTTGGCCTATGGGCTTTGGCAGCAGTTTTTCGCTCCCAGTCTGCCGGGGGTAAAGCTGGAGTGGAACCGCCCCAGGCTGGCCTGGCCGCGTTTGTTTACCGGAGTGTTTCCGTTGCGCCTGGTACGGGAGGATGGGTAA
- a CDS encoding glycoside hydrolase family 38 C-terminal domain-containing protein: MQDLQRLWVRWKELLAWQNLEAQPIRGEFQAAGGPRVSIQPGDLWPDRSFPVRFFFEVTVPPPWAGKPVWIRIKPGGEGLLLANDRPLGGLNPYHAEYPLLEPAQGDEKIRLEVEAVPKGVFGSPVQEPRLEQATLLVPDLQVRALCTDLACALEAVPYLAPDLAQHLLDVLSETFSRIELPRSPAQAYLNQLERSAWAQETAKLWEEWRFEGPGLPLQEGHRKSLEAARDFFRQALAHLRQRYPASGKLLLSGHAHIDLAWLWPIAETRRKIRRTFATVLHLMERYPELHFNQSSAQAYAWLEQDAPALFEQVRARVQEGRWELVGGMWVEPDGQLLSGESWVRQLLYGQRYFQQKFGIRAQVAWLPDTFGFAANLPQLLKQAGLPYFFTTKLNWNETNPFPHDLWEWEGLDGSRVLAHGFWNPNEGYNGRLEALDLAGTWKNFKGKRYHDTSLLTFGYGDGGGGPSAEMMERYARYREFPGLPSVEIGRIDGFYRGVERRGAGLGEAQGTRNGQGAGEKGEENGEGFMGPWPLPTWSGELYLELHRATYTTQAALKALNQRLEQTLLEAEMAWTLASLKKIDPRLTLDEPSYPARDLEGLWKVLLLHQFHDILPGSSIHSVPKEAAESLRVALIQAEEVRQEALGLLSAEVRKVHPEAVAHLVVWNLSTSPRPLRFKLLRPTEQFFRLLTSTGNEVPYQESGPYILIAAEETVPALGYLALAVVGHLDARRTPAVRVKGLERVLENQHLRLEVAPDGTISRLYDKDHRREVLAGRGNQIWVYTDVPRYWEAWDLDASYVREGREIPATQVKLIEGGPMRAGIWVERKIGASRLEQTYWLWGGSRRLEIETTVHWQERRTLLRALFPVNVRSHEAWFDTAFGAVPRPTHTNTGWDAARFEVPALRWADLSEAGYGVSLLGGFKHGYSARGNVLGLSLLRGAIWPDPLADVGEHHFSYALYPHPGDWRSGTVAQAEDFLAPLLSLALPVHAGGQPSSRQFLRLSPSSLRIAAFKRAEEGFGYILRLYEAHGGRGEVELDLTALGIRSASRVNLLEETEKTLSLRNGHLTLSYAPYQVITLKLEL, from the coding sequence ATGCAGGATTTGCAGCGTTTGTGGGTTCGCTGGAAGGAGTTATTGGCCTGGCAGAACCTGGAAGCCCAGCCCATTAGAGGGGAGTTTCAGGCTGCGGGTGGCCCCCGGGTCTCCATCCAGCCCGGTGACCTATGGCCTGATCGTAGCTTTCCGGTACGCTTCTTTTTTGAGGTCACCGTACCCCCACCCTGGGCTGGGAAACCTGTCTGGATTCGCATCAAACCGGGGGGGGAGGGTTTGTTGCTCGCTAACGACAGGCCCCTGGGGGGGCTTAACCCTTACCACGCCGAGTACCCTTTGCTGGAACCTGCACAGGGAGACGAAAAGATACGCCTCGAGGTCGAGGCGGTGCCCAAAGGGGTGTTTGGTAGTCCAGTGCAAGAACCCCGGCTCGAGCAGGCCACCTTACTGGTGCCCGACCTCCAGGTGCGGGCTTTATGCACCGACCTGGCCTGCGCGCTGGAGGCGGTGCCATACCTTGCCCCCGACCTGGCCCAACACCTGCTGGACGTGCTGAGCGAAACCTTTTCCCGTATCGAGCTGCCGCGCAGCCCGGCACAGGCCTACCTGAACCAGCTCGAGCGTTCGGCCTGGGCTCAGGAAACCGCCAAGCTGTGGGAGGAGTGGCGCTTCGAGGGGCCGGGCCTTCCCTTGCAAGAGGGGCACCGAAAAAGCCTCGAGGCCGCTCGAGACTTCTTCCGGCAAGCCCTGGCGCACCTCCGCCAACGCTACCCAGCCTCCGGCAAGCTCTTGCTCTCCGGGCATGCCCACATAGACCTGGCCTGGCTGTGGCCCATCGCCGAGACCCGGCGCAAGATCCGCCGTACCTTTGCTACGGTGCTGCACCTGATGGAGCGTTATCCCGAGCTCCATTTCAACCAGTCCAGCGCCCAGGCTTATGCCTGGCTCGAGCAGGACGCCCCGGCGTTGTTTGAACAGGTGAGGGCACGGGTGCAGGAGGGGCGCTGGGAGCTGGTGGGTGGCATGTGGGTGGAGCCCGATGGCCAGCTGCTTTCGGGGGAGTCCTGGGTGCGGCAGTTGCTCTATGGACAGCGCTACTTTCAGCAGAAGTTCGGCATCCGGGCCCAGGTGGCCTGGTTGCCCGACACCTTCGGTTTTGCCGCCAACCTGCCCCAGCTTTTGAAGCAGGCGGGCCTCCCTTACTTTTTCACCACCAAGCTCAACTGGAACGAGACCAACCCCTTTCCCCACGACCTCTGGGAGTGGGAGGGCCTGGACGGCTCGAGGGTGCTGGCCCACGGCTTCTGGAACCCCAACGAGGGCTATAACGGGCGGCTGGAAGCCCTCGATCTGGCGGGCACCTGGAAGAACTTCAAGGGCAAGCGCTACCACGATACCTCGCTGCTTACCTTTGGCTATGGCGATGGCGGTGGCGGCCCCAGCGCCGAGATGATGGAGCGCTACGCCCGTTACCGCGAATTCCCCGGCCTGCCCAGCGTGGAGATTGGGCGGATAGATGGGTTTTACCGGGGCGTGGAGCGCAGGGGGGCCGGGCTTGGTGAAGCTCAGGGTACTCGCAACGGACAGGGGGCAGGGGAGAAGGGGGAAGAAAATGGCGAGGGCTTTATGGGGCCCTGGCCGCTGCCAACCTGGAGTGGGGAACTCTACCTCGAGCTGCACCGGGCCACCTACACCACCCAGGCCGCCCTCAAAGCGCTCAACCAGCGCCTCGAGCAAACCCTGCTGGAGGCGGAGATGGCCTGGACGCTGGCTTCCCTCAAGAAAATAGACCCCCGCCTGACCCTGGATGAACCCAGCTATCCGGCGCGCGACCTCGAGGGTCTCTGGAAGGTCTTGTTGCTGCACCAGTTCCACGACATCCTGCCGGGCTCCAGCATTCACAGCGTGCCAAAGGAGGCGGCCGAAAGCCTGCGGGTGGCCCTGATTCAGGCCGAGGAAGTGCGGCAGGAGGCCCTGGGGCTGCTTTCGGCGGAGGTGCGCAAGGTGCACCCCGAGGCGGTGGCGCATCTGGTGGTGTGGAACCTGAGCACCTCGCCGCGCCCCTTGCGGTTCAAGCTCCTTCGCCCCACCGAGCAGTTCTTCCGCTTGCTCACCAGCACCGGCAACGAGGTACCCTACCAGGAGTCAGGCCCCTATATCCTGATCGCTGCCGAGGAGACCGTGCCGGCCCTGGGCTACCTGGCTTTGGCGGTGGTAGGTCATCTAGACGCCCGCCGAACTCCTGCGGTGCGGGTCAAGGGCCTCGAGCGGGTGCTGGAAAACCAACATCTGCGGCTGGAGGTGGCCCCGGATGGCACCATAAGCCGCCTCTACGACAAAGACCACCGGCGCGAGGTGCTGGCCGGACGCGGCAATCAGATCTGGGTTTATACCGATGTGCCGCGCTACTGGGAAGCCTGGGATCTGGACGCTTCGTATGTCCGGGAGGGCCGCGAAATCCCCGCCACCCAGGTCAAGCTGATTGAGGGAGGCCCCATGCGGGCCGGTATCTGGGTGGAGCGCAAAATAGGCGCGTCGCGCCTCGAGCAGACCTACTGGCTGTGGGGCGGTTCGCGTCGCCTGGAGATCGAGACCACCGTCCACTGGCAGGAGCGCCGCACCCTGCTCAGGGCTTTGTTTCCAGTAAACGTGCGAAGCCATGAAGCCTGGTTCGACACCGCTTTTGGTGCCGTGCCGCGACCTACCCACACCAACACCGGTTGGGATGCAGCCCGTTTCGAGGTTCCGGCCCTGCGCTGGGCCGATCTGAGCGAGGCCGGGTATGGGGTGAGCCTGCTGGGCGGCTTCAAACACGGCTACAGCGCCCGAGGGAACGTGCTGGGTCTGTCGCTCCTGCGGGGGGCCATCTGGCCCGATCCGCTGGCCGATGTGGGCGAGCACCATTTCAGCTATGCGCTCTATCCGCACCCAGGGGACTGGCGCAGCGGAACGGTGGCCCAGGCCGAAGACTTCCTGGCCCCCTTGTTGTCGCTGGCCCTGCCGGTGCATGCCGGAGGCCAGCCTTCCAGTCGCCAGTTTTTGCGCCTGTCGCCCTCGAGCCTGCGCATAGCCGCGTTCAAGCGGGCCGAGGAGGGCTTTGGCTACATTTTGCGGCTCTACGAGGCGCATGGTGGACGGGGTGAGGTGGAGCTCGACCTTACGGCCCTGGGCATTCGCAGTGCCAGCCGGGTGAACCTGCTGGAAGAAACGGAAAAAACCCTTTCCCTGCGGAACGGTCACCTGACCCTTTCCTATGCCCCCTATCAGGTGATTACCCTGAAACTGGAGCTGTAG
- a CDS encoding carbohydrate ABC transporter permease, which translates to MSPQTQEAARLRARAALRKGLGTALSYALMLLILAFAIFPFLWTLAISITDKQASGISIYDFPSSLFPPAVTLGNFFEVITKLNLGKYFLNSVIITALTVVGTLVVSALAAYPLARLQFPGRALIFGAIVSTLVLPTEIAFIVNVLTLRDLGLLGTYAGVVLPIIATAFGIFLMRQAYLAIPGTLMEAARIDGATELQILWRVMIPLSVPSLTALGIFTLVGTWNAFFWPSVALLTNDDLLPMSVAILKLKGQFNYDVFNVAAGAMIMMIPVLVVFFMAQRFFMRGMEGAVKG; encoded by the coding sequence ATGAGCCCACAGACCCAGGAAGCGGCCCGTTTGCGGGCTCGAGCCGCCCTGCGCAAGGGGCTCGGCACCGCTTTGAGCTACGCGCTCATGCTGCTGATACTGGCCTTTGCCATCTTTCCTTTTTTGTGGACGCTGGCCATTTCGATTACCGATAAACAGGCCAGTGGCATTAGCATCTACGACTTTCCCAGCAGCCTGTTTCCTCCAGCCGTCACGCTGGGTAACTTTTTCGAGGTCATCACCAAACTCAACCTGGGCAAGTATTTCCTCAACTCGGTCATCATCACCGCACTGACGGTGGTTGGAACCCTGGTGGTCTCGGCCCTGGCAGCCTATCCGCTGGCCCGCTTGCAGTTTCCGGGCCGAGCCCTGATTTTTGGTGCCATTGTTTCGACCCTGGTCTTGCCGACCGAGATTGCCTTTATCGTCAATGTGCTGACGCTGCGCGATCTGGGACTTTTGGGCACGTATGCAGGGGTGGTGCTGCCCATCATCGCAACAGCCTTTGGCATCTTTCTGATGCGCCAGGCTTACCTGGCCATTCCCGGCACCCTGATGGAAGCGGCCCGCATAGATGGCGCTACCGAGCTACAAATCCTGTGGCGGGTGATGATTCCCCTTTCGGTGCCCTCGCTGACCGCCTTGGGCATCTTTACCCTGGTGGGCACCTGGAATGCCTTTTTCTGGCCCTCGGTGGCCCTCCTGACCAACGACGACCTATTGCCCATGTCGGTAGCGATTCTCAAGCTCAAGGGTCAGTTCAACTACGACGTGTTCAACGTGGCCGCAGGGGCCATGATTATGATGATTCCGGTACTGGTGGTGTTTTTCATGGCCCAGCGCTTCTTCATGCGGGGCATGGAAGGGGCCGTAAAGGGCTGA
- the nagA gene encoding N-acetylglucosamine-6-phosphate deacetylase: MTVLAGTLITPKLSYSGRIVFSEQVEALEPLDAAQDCPERYILPGFIDLHVHGGGGADCMDGEQAVRQMARFHAQHGTTALLATTVTAPLEELEAALRGIAAVVHNPGPGEARVLGVHLEGPFISPERLGAQPPYTLEPSIAIMRYLLSLAPIRVVTLAPERPGALELIRFLTEQGVRVQQGHTAATYAQSLAGFEAGAQGFTHFYNAMTPLRHREPGVVGLGLERARWAEVIPDGLHVHPAAIRALARAIPQTYAVTDAVAAAGRPEGEYRLGRHRVYKKSQGVFLADGTLAGSALTMDRAAYNLRCWGYTVPEVMQITSSFAAQYLGIPHGLEIGRPADLVVLDEQLQLVEVYVRGQKVEVSG, translated from the coding sequence ATGACAGTGCTCGCAGGTACACTGATAACCCCCAAGCTGTCCTATTCGGGCCGTATTGTGTTCTCGGAGCAGGTCGAGGCTCTGGAGCCACTGGATGCCGCCCAGGACTGCCCAGAACGCTACATTCTTCCGGGTTTTATAGACCTGCACGTGCATGGGGGGGGTGGGGCCGACTGCATGGATGGGGAGCAGGCCGTGCGACAGATGGCCCGTTTCCACGCCCAGCATGGCACCACTGCCCTGCTCGCTACCACCGTCACGGCGCCGCTGGAGGAGCTCGAGGCCGCCCTAAGGGGCATCGCTGCAGTGGTGCACAACCCCGGCCCCGGCGAGGCGCGGGTGCTGGGGGTGCACCTGGAGGGGCCGTTTATCAGCCCGGAAAGGCTGGGGGCCCAGCCGCCCTACACCCTCGAGCCCAGCATCGCAATCATGCGCTACCTGCTTTCCCTGGCCCCAATTCGAGTGGTGACGCTGGCCCCCGAACGGCCGGGGGCGCTCGAGCTAATCCGCTTCCTGACCGAGCAGGGGGTGCGGGTGCAGCAAGGCCACACAGCGGCCACCTACGCCCAGTCGCTAGCAGGTTTTGAGGCCGGGGCCCAGGGTTTTACCCATTTCTACAACGCCATGACCCCCCTGCGCCACCGCGAGCCAGGGGTGGTGGGGCTGGGCCTCGAGCGCGCCCGCTGGGCCGAGGTTATCCCGGACGGACTGCACGTGCACCCGGCGGCCATCCGTGCGCTGGCCCGAGCCATCCCCCAGACCTATGCTGTAACCGATGCGGTGGCTGCCGCAGGACGGCCCGAGGGGGAGTACCGGTTGGGGCGGCACCGCGTCTACAAGAAAAGCCAGGGGGTTTTCCTGGCCGATGGCACCCTGGCTGGGAGCGCTCTTACCATGGACAGGGCTGCGTATAATCTGCGCTGCTGGGGCTATACCGTGCCTGAGGTGATGCAGATAACCTCGAGCTTTGCCGCCCAATACCTGGGAATCCCGCATGGGCTGGAAATAGGCCGGCCCGCCGACCTGGTAGTGCTCGACGAGCAGT